A genomic stretch from Candidatus Nitrotoga arctica includes:
- a CDS encoding MFS transporter, whose product MSTDILKNSSASPWAPLHHKVFRMLWIASIASNIGSWMHEVGAGWLMTSLTASPLMVALVQAATTAPVFLLALPAGALADIIDRRRYLIISQVWMMIAAATLGALTLSGITTAPILLVFTFALGIGTAMMMPAWGAITPELVLRAELQSAISLNTIGMNISRSIGPALAGLIVATAGPGMVFILNAISFLAVIAALKSWQRTPTVSELPAERVFGAIRAGLRYARHSPELRAVLTRGAAFFVFASASWALLPLIVRQELKSGPGTYGLFLACMGVGAIAGALLLPHVHVRITRDQIVAGATGLYSIAMLALAHSGNVYTAGVAMLIMGVAWISVVSPLMTATQTALPSWVRARGLALFWVVFMGGMAAGSALWGQISSWVGIPYALTAAAIGAVAGIAVTWRYRIGQHDMADLSPSIYWPTPTMTEDLEIDRGPVMVTVEYHIDPARADEFTSIMHHQMRRIRRRDGAFMWELFKDIDDPDRIVECFMVESWIEHLRQHERVTFADSDVIEKTRAFHLGSDPPKVTHLVAGRAKGGQRT is encoded by the coding sequence GTGTCCACCGACATCCTTAAGAACTCATCCGCATCCCCTTGGGCACCACTGCATCACAAAGTATTCCGGATGCTGTGGATCGCTTCGATTGCTTCAAATATTGGTTCCTGGATGCATGAGGTCGGTGCAGGCTGGCTCATGACCTCGCTCACCGCCAGCCCTTTGATGGTAGCACTGGTCCAAGCGGCCACGACTGCCCCAGTGTTCCTGCTAGCATTGCCAGCGGGTGCTCTTGCCGATATTATCGATCGACGGCGTTATCTAATCATTTCACAGGTTTGGATGATGATCGCTGCTGCAACTCTTGGCGCATTAACACTTTCAGGAATAACGACAGCCCCAATTCTGCTGGTCTTTACGTTCGCTCTCGGCATAGGTACGGCAATGATGATGCCGGCATGGGGAGCGATTACGCCGGAACTGGTTCTGCGAGCTGAACTTCAATCAGCCATCAGCTTGAACACCATTGGGATGAATATATCCCGATCAATTGGCCCGGCACTTGCTGGATTGATCGTTGCCACCGCCGGGCCTGGAATGGTCTTCATCCTGAATGCTATTTCATTCCTTGCCGTCATTGCAGCCCTGAAGAGCTGGCAGCGCACGCCAACGGTAAGTGAGCTGCCAGCCGAACGCGTCTTCGGAGCAATTCGCGCCGGCTTGCGTTATGCGCGCCATTCTCCGGAGTTGCGTGCTGTTCTTACAAGAGGAGCCGCCTTTTTTGTGTTCGCAAGCGCCTCTTGGGCATTGCTACCTCTGATTGTTCGACAAGAACTGAAGAGTGGTCCGGGCACTTATGGACTGTTCCTGGCATGCATGGGTGTCGGTGCTATTGCCGGCGCTTTGTTGTTACCCCATGTTCATGTCCGTATAACGCGTGACCAGATTGTGGCGGGCGCTACCGGACTTTACTCAATCGCCATGCTGGCTCTTGCTCATAGCGGGAATGTGTATACGGCCGGAGTGGCAATGCTTATTATGGGAGTTGCCTGGATCAGCGTGGTATCGCCATTAATGACGGCCACCCAGACCGCCCTCCCAAGTTGGGTGCGAGCGCGAGGATTAGCGCTCTTCTGGGTTGTCTTCATGGGCGGCATGGCTGCAGGCAGCGCACTTTGGGGACAGATATCTTCATGGGTTGGCATTCCTTACGCGCTTACCGCGGCAGCCATTGGAGCCGTGGCCGGCATTGCAGTAACATGGCGATACCGGATCGGGCAGCATGACATGGCTGATCTTTCACCGTCGATCTACTGGCCGACACCGACGATGACTGAGGACCTTGAAATCGATAGGGGGCCGGTAATGGTGACGGTGGAATACCACATTGATCCGGCAAGAGCCGATGAATTCACCAGCATCATGCACCACCAAATGCGCAGGATCCGGCGACGGGATGGCGCGTTCATGTGGGAGTTGTTCAAAGATATTGATGACCCGGATCGTATAGTGGAATGCTTCATGGTCGAATCATGGATTGAACATTTGCGCCAGCATGAAAGGGTAACGTTTGCAGATAGTGATGTCATCGAAAAAACACGGGCATTCCATCTTGGCAGTGATCCTCCCAAGGTGACTCACTTGGTTGCAGGAAGAGCTAAAGGAGGGCAACGCACATAA
- a CDS encoding DoxX family protein has product MNALNSFGPLVGRILMAFIFVMSGFGKITGFEGTVGYIASKGLPMPELLAIGAIFVELGGGIMLIIGWNARWAAAAIFVFTAMAALFFHNFWAVPPNEAQNQMINFMKNISMMGGLLYVVVHGSGPFSLSRNTTRA; this is encoded by the coding sequence ATGAATGCATTGAACAGCTTTGGCCCATTAGTGGGCCGTATTTTGATGGCATTTATCTTTGTTATGTCGGGCTTTGGTAAAATAACCGGCTTTGAAGGGACGGTAGGGTATATAGCCAGCAAGGGACTGCCAATGCCGGAATTGCTTGCCATTGGCGCCATCTTCGTTGAATTGGGTGGAGGTATCATGCTGATCATCGGCTGGAATGCACGTTGGGCCGCCGCCGCGATATTTGTATTCACCGCAATGGCTGCGCTGTTCTTCCATAATTTCTGGGCTGTGCCGCCCAACGAAGCACAAAATCAGATGATCAACTTCATGAAGAATATTTCCATGATGGGCGGCTTACTCTATGTTGTCGTACACGGCAGCGGGCCTTTTAGCTTAAGTCGTAACACTACTAGAGCTTAA
- the wrbA gene encoding NAD(P)H:quinone oxidoreductase — translation MMTTKVQVIFYSSHGHIYQMAEAIMAGVREISDVEATLWQVPELMPDDALKTHAKTARASFAQIPTAKPEQLAEADAIIFGTPTRFGNMCAQMRNFLDQTGGLWMKGALIGKVGSVFTSSATQHGGQESTILSFHTTLLHQGMVIVGVPYSEQRQMTISEITGGSPYGASTITGGDGARQPSENELAIARFQGRHVAEITRQLKIAA, via the coding sequence ATGATGACAACCAAGGTACAGGTAATCTTTTACAGTTCACACGGACATATATATCAGATGGCGGAAGCTATCATGGCTGGTGTACGCGAGATATCGGATGTTGAGGCAACTCTATGGCAGGTGCCGGAACTGATGCCTGACGATGCATTAAAAACGCACGCCAAAACTGCGCGTGCATCGTTTGCACAGATACCCACCGCCAAACCTGAGCAGTTGGCTGAGGCCGATGCCATCATTTTTGGCACGCCCACGCGCTTCGGTAATATGTGCGCCCAGATGCGCAACTTTCTTGATCAAACTGGAGGACTGTGGATGAAGGGCGCACTAATTGGCAAGGTAGGCAGCGTTTTTACCAGTTCGGCCACCCAACATGGCGGTCAGGAGTCAACGATCCTCAGTTTTCATACCACGCTGCTACACCAAGGCATGGTGATCGTCGGTGTGCCCTATTCTGAGCAGCGACAAATGACCATTAGTGAAATCACTGGCGGCAGTCCTTACGGCGCATCAACGATCACTGGTGGTGATGGCGCACGGCAACCGAGCGAAAACGAACTTGCGATTGCACGTTTTCAAGGCCGACATGTCGCTGAAATTACCAGGCAGCTAAAAATAGCTGCATAA
- the ppk2 gene encoding polyphosphate kinase 2: MMNKKNDLNQPTKTTAQISKHEYRKMLHALQVELVKLQRHFIKCNDKILIIFEGRDASGKDGTIKRIVQHLSPRETRIVALGKPSDRDQTVWYFQRYVPYLPAAQELVLFNRSWYNRAGVERVMGFCTDAEHEEFMDSVSEFEHMLVRSGIKLFKYYLDISKPEQKKRLNERMTDPLTQWKVSALDDQAIKKWKPYSLARNEMLARSHNTIAPWTIVRANDKYLTRLNVIKDMLNRLDYADKDDKLVLPDPRIVLTYDATYLKNDVLEP, from the coding sequence ATGATGAATAAAAAAAACGATCTCAATCAACCCACTAAAACAACTGCACAAATCAGCAAGCATGAATACCGAAAGATGCTCCATGCTCTTCAGGTTGAGCTGGTCAAACTACAACGGCACTTCATTAAATGCAATGACAAAATTCTAATCATTTTTGAAGGGCGGGATGCATCTGGAAAAGATGGCACAATCAAGCGCATCGTCCAGCATTTAAGTCCGCGTGAAACACGCATCGTAGCACTTGGCAAACCTTCGGACCGAGATCAAACAGTGTGGTACTTTCAGCGTTATGTTCCCTATCTGCCGGCAGCTCAAGAGCTCGTGCTGTTTAACCGCAGTTGGTACAATCGCGCCGGTGTCGAGCGGGTAATGGGCTTTTGTACTGACGCTGAGCATGAGGAATTTATGGATTCAGTATCAGAGTTCGAACATATGTTGGTCCGTTCAGGTATTAAGCTTTTTAAGTACTACCTCGACATTAGCAAACCTGAGCAGAAGAAACGTTTAAATGAGCGCATGACAGACCCGCTCACCCAATGGAAAGTCAGCGCGCTTGACGACCAGGCAATCAAAAAATGGAAGCCATACAGCTTGGCGCGCAACGAAATGTTGGCTCGCTCACACAACACAATAGCTCCATGGACAATAGTTCGTGCCAACGATAAGTATCTGACACGACTTAATGTTATTAAGGATATGCTCAATCGCCTTGATTACGCGGATAAGGATGACAAACTGGTTCTGCCGGATCCACGGATCGTATTAACTTATGACGCTACATATCTCAAAAATGACGTGCTGGAGCCGTAG
- the fba gene encoding class II fructose-bisphosphate aldolase (catalyzes the reversible aldol condensation of dihydroxyacetonephosphate and glyceraldehyde 3-phosphate in the Calvin cycle, glycolysis, and/or gluconeogenesis), translating into MALVSLRQLLDHAAENGYGLPAFNVNNLEQVKAIMEAADETNSPVIMQGSAGARKYAGEAFLRHLILAAVETYPHIPVVMHQDHGASPAVCINAIRSGFSSVMMDGSLKEDAKTPSSYEYNVEVTSKVVDLSHAVGVSVEGELGCLGSLETGMGEQEDGQGAEGKLDHSQLLTDPEEAADFVRKTGVDALAIAIGTSHGAYKFTRPPTGDTLDIKRIKAIHARIPNTHLVMHGSSSVPQEWLKIIDQFGGDMGETYGVPVSEIVEGIKHGVRKVNIDTDLRMASTGAVRRHLAQNPKNFDPRKFLAESTIAMKEICKARYEAFGSAGQASKIKALSLDAMAIRYTKGELKAIVK; encoded by the coding sequence ATGGCTCTTGTTTCATTACGCCAGCTGCTGGATCATGCAGCCGAGAACGGATACGGCCTGCCCGCATTCAACGTCAATAATTTGGAACAAGTCAAGGCAATCATGGAGGCAGCGGATGAAACCAACAGCCCAGTGATTATGCAAGGCTCAGCGGGCGCTCGAAAATATGCAGGCGAAGCATTCTTACGTCACCTGATTCTCGCTGCTGTAGAAACTTATCCGCATATTCCAGTAGTCATGCACCAAGATCACGGAGCCTCCCCGGCTGTATGTATAAACGCCATTCGTTCCGGATTCTCCAGCGTAATGATGGATGGTTCTTTGAAAGAAGATGCCAAGACTCCATCCTCTTACGAATACAACGTTGAAGTAACAAGTAAAGTTGTTGATCTTTCCCACGCGGTCGGCGTATCCGTTGAAGGTGAGCTAGGCTGCTTGGGCTCACTTGAAACCGGCATGGGCGAACAAGAAGATGGACAAGGCGCAGAAGGCAAACTAGACCATTCGCAACTACTAACCGATCCAGAAGAAGCAGCCGACTTTGTCCGGAAGACTGGTGTAGATGCACTGGCGATAGCCATCGGCACCTCGCACGGCGCATACAAATTCACCCGCCCACCCACAGGCGACACTTTGGATATTAAGCGTATCAAGGCGATCCACGCCCGTATTCCCAATACTCACTTGGTAATGCATGGCTCTTCTTCTGTGCCACAAGAATGGTTGAAGATCATTGACCAATTTGGCGGCGACATGGGGGAAACCTACGGCGTGCCAGTTTCGGAGATAGTCGAGGGTATAAAACACGGCGTGCGAAAAGTTAACATCGACACAGACCTGCGCATGGCATCTACTGGCGCGGTGCGTCGTCACTTGGCACAAAACCCCAAAAATTTTGATCCACGTAAATTCTTGGCGGAATCGACCATAGCCATGAAAGAAATTTGCAAGGCACGTTATGAAGCCTTCGGTTCTGCTGGCCAAGCTTCGAAAATCAAAGCATTATCACTGGATGCGATGGCCATCAGATACACCAAAGGTGAGCTAAAAGCCATCGTCAAATAA
- the pyk gene encoding pyruvate kinase, whose translation MLRRTKIVATLGPASSDQKVLEQMILAGVDVVRMNFSHGTAQDHVARVEKVRAAAAACGRIIGILADLQGPKIRVGKLENDKIILKQGDTFILDAEWTGLGNQERVGLDYKNLPKDVSKGSVLLLNDGMLEFDVTEVKGAQIICKVVCGGVLSNNKGINRKGGGLTAPALTDKDKEDIKTAALIKADYLAISFPRSANDMKLARKLMHAAGGKSLLMAKIERAEAIAVLDEIIDASDAIMVARGDLSVEVGDAAVPGLQKRMIRMARAKNKLVITATQMMESMITNPIPTRAEVSDVANAVLDGTDAVMLSAETAVGDYPIETIKSMVRICINAESEMEDLATNHRLLQSKFARIDQAIAMSALYAASHFTIKAIVALTQSGSTPLWMSRMNARVPIFALTPTESTLSKVTLFSGVHPIAFNTTSKLPSVELRAAEDELVRLGLVQEGDMIVMTIGEAVGKAGYTNTMKIVRVGDHHKH comes from the coding sequence ATGTTACGCAGAACCAAAATTGTTGCCACCTTGGGACCAGCCTCCAGCGACCAGAAAGTGCTGGAGCAAATGATACTTGCTGGCGTGGATGTGGTGCGCATGAACTTTTCCCATGGCACAGCGCAGGACCACGTGGCGCGTGTTGAGAAAGTGCGCGCTGCAGCGGCTGCTTGTGGCCGTATTATAGGAATTCTTGCTGACCTGCAAGGCCCAAAAATTCGTGTGGGAAAACTTGAAAACGACAAGATCATTCTCAAGCAAGGAGATACTTTTATCCTGGATGCGGAATGGACAGGCCTGGGCAATCAGGAACGAGTTGGTCTCGACTACAAGAACTTACCTAAGGATGTCAGCAAAGGTTCGGTGCTGTTGCTGAATGACGGCATGCTGGAATTCGATGTAACCGAAGTTAAGGGCGCGCAAATTATCTGCAAAGTTGTATGCGGCGGTGTGCTGTCCAACAACAAAGGCATCAATCGCAAGGGCGGCGGTTTGACTGCGCCCGCGCTTACCGACAAGGACAAGGAGGACATTAAGACCGCAGCCTTGATTAAAGCGGACTATCTGGCGATTTCCTTCCCGCGCTCAGCGAATGACATGAAATTGGCGCGCAAATTGATGCATGCGGCTGGCGGCAAAAGCTTATTAATGGCTAAAATTGAGCGTGCTGAAGCCATTGCCGTACTGGACGAAATTATTGATGCATCCGACGCTATTATGGTGGCCCGCGGCGATCTTTCCGTGGAAGTGGGTGATGCAGCCGTGCCAGGTTTGCAAAAACGCATGATCCGTATGGCACGCGCCAAAAACAAATTGGTTATCACTGCCACGCAAATGATGGAATCCATGATCACTAACCCGATTCCCACTCGTGCGGAAGTATCGGACGTGGCAAATGCAGTGCTGGACGGTACCGATGCGGTAATGCTGTCGGCAGAAACTGCGGTGGGCGACTATCCCATTGAAACCATCAAATCCATGGTACGCATCTGTATTAATGCGGAAAGTGAGATGGAAGATCTCGCCACCAATCACCGTCTGTTACAATCTAAATTTGCACGTATCGATCAGGCTATCGCCATGTCTGCGCTATATGCAGCTTCTCACTTTACGATCAAAGCGATTGTGGCACTGACCCAGTCTGGTTCAACTCCTCTGTGGATGTCCCGCATGAATGCAAGGGTGCCGATCTTTGCGTTAACGCCAACTGAGTCAACCTTGAGTAAAGTAACTCTATTCAGCGGAGTGCATCCGATTGCGTTTAACACTACCTCAAAACTTCCTTCAGTAGAGTTGCGCGCAGCGGAGGACGAACTGGTACGTTTGGGATTAGTACAAGAAGGTGACATGATTGTAATGACTATAGGTGAAGCCGTGGGCAAGGCTGGCTATACCAATACCATGAAAATTGTCCGGGTAGGCGATCACCATAAGCACTGA